The proteins below come from a single Miscanthus floridulus cultivar M001 chromosome 1, ASM1932011v1, whole genome shotgun sequence genomic window:
- the LOC136496747 gene encoding CBL-interacting protein kinase 10-like, giving the protein MAEKENILMQRYEMGKLLGKGSFAKVYHARNVKTSQSVAIKVIGKDKILKCGLMDQIIREISVMKLVKHPNIVQLYEVMATKTKIYFVIEYVKGGELFNKVQRGRLKEDVARTYFQQLISVVDFCHNRQVYHRDLKPENLLLDGSRNLKISDFGLSALSDCKRKDGLLHTICGTPAYVAPEIISRKGYDGAKADIWTCGVILFVLLAVYLPFQDKNLMDMYKKICKAELKWPSWFSSDVRKLLRRILHPNPNRRISIEEIMKHPWFRIGLDARLSDSTMNTTRDAMPIDVDLALDSLNSNIVECNSAAEELTNLNAFDIISLSNGFDLSGIFENNSNKEESKFTSTNTTSTIVTKLMEVAKGLGLKVIKKNGGLLQMEVSKPRIKGVMSINAEIFQITPNFHLVEIKKTNGDSLEYQNFMNQGMRPALKDIVWAWLGE; this is encoded by the coding sequence ATGGCTGAGAAAGAGAATATTCTAATGCAGAGATATGAGATGGGAAAGTTACTTGGAAAAGGGAGTTTTGCCAAAGTTTACCATGCTCGCAATGTTAAGACTTCACAAAGTGTTGCTATCAAGGTGATTGGCAAAGATAAGATCTTGAAGTGTGGTCTTATGGATCAAATAATTCGAGAGATTTCAGTGATGAAGTTGGTAAAGCATCCAAACATTGTCCAATTGTATGAGGTGATGGCTACCAAAACAAAGATATATTTTGTGATAGAGTATGTCAAGGGAGGAGAGTTGTTCAACAAGGTTCAACGTGGAAGGTTAAAAGAAGATGTTGCCCGTACATATTTCCAACAATTGATTAGTGTTGTTGACTTTTGCCACAACAGACAAGTTTATCATCGTGATCTAAAACCTGAAAATCTTCTTCTTGACGGAAGTCGCAACTTAAAGATCTCAGACTTTGGTTTGAGTGCACTTTCAGACTGCAAGAGAAAAGATGGGTTGCTCCACACAATATGTGGGACTCCTGCATATGTTGCTCCAGAAATAATTAGTAGAAAAGGGTATGATGGTGCAAAAGCTGACATATGGACTTGTGGAGTGATCCTCTTTGTGTTGTTGGCAGTCTATCTTCCTTTCCAAGACAAGAACTTGATGGACATGTATAAGAAAATTTGCAAAGCAGAACTCAAATGGCCAAGTTGGTTTTCTTCAGATGTCCGAAAGCTTTTGCGGCGTATCCTTCATCCAAACCCTAATAGAAGAATCTCTATTGAAGAAATAATGAAACATCCTTGGTTTAGAATTGGTCTTGATGCAAGATTGTCTGATTCTACTATGAATACAACAAGAGATGCTATGCCTATTGACGTGGATTTGGCTTTGGATTCTTTAAATAGCAATATAGTTGAGTGTAATTCAGCAGCAGAGGAACTTACTAATTTGAATGCTTTTGATATCATCTCTCTTTCCAATGGGTTTGATCTCTCAGGTATTTTTGAGAATAACTCAAACAAGGAGGAGTCTAAATTCACATCTACCAACACAACTTCGACAATTGTCACAAAGCTCATGGAAGTTGCAAAGGGTTTAGGACTGAAGGTTATAAAGAAAAATGGTGGATTGTTGCAGATGGAAGTTTCCAAACCAAGAATAAAAGGTGTGATGTCCATAAATGCTGAAATATTTCAAATCACACCAAATTTTCATCTAGTGGAGATTAAGAAAACCAACGGTGATAGCCTTGAGTATCAAAATTTTATGAACCAAGGTATGAGACCCGCACTGAAAGACATTGTGTGGGCTTGGCTAGGTGAATAA
- the LOC136496755 gene encoding WEB family protein At2g38370-like, with protein MSSEAECAATAAAPDAAGGGKAEIDTSAPFESVREAVDRFGGSAAWSSDLVRRMFAPSKKHEHSEQAAEAINAEEQAAQLENELAVKERETLDVLKELEATKKIIAHLKLKIQKEATETSPEEAAKSDEADQISKAGPEEQQPENINVEVDMEGAEENHSGSVPAELEQAKASLNRTTGDLAAVRAAVELLRNSIAKEKLLLERGREKLSSNTSLVSSLEDELDQAAQKMETLKDLQRRRKDPSDIFMEIKKMTTEVQQLRSMANDSKSEAMVLAAEIEQAKASISTAEVRCIAARKMEDAARAAEAPALAQIKALLSSESSFEGDTASDGVTLSMEEYFTLCSKALEADESSRKKVEDAMLQVDVASNSESESVKRLEDAKVEVEECKKALQEALKRVEAANHGKLAVEEILRRWKSESGHKKRSLGGSPKFKNAAHRREDSHTTDMISDVSDRSHKPTLSIGQILSMKLMGPDGYDKSVWDDKASEIPDISLGQILNRSGVLCREDMATRQRVSGKRKKFALTGLSVLLAKQSKNKKKRESF; from the exons ATGAGCTCCGAGGCCGAATGCGCAGCAACGGCCGCCGCCCCCGATGCGGCAGGCGGCGGCAAGGCGGAGATCGACACGTCCGCGCCGTTCGAGTCCGTGCGGGAGGCCGTCGACCGCTTCGGCGGCAGCGCCGCCTGGAGCTCCGACCTCGTCAGGCGCATGTTCGCGCCCTCCAAG AAACATGAACACTCTGAACAAGCTGCAGAGGCCATCAACGCAGAGGAGCAGGCTGCACAGCTAGAAAACGAGCTGGCCGTCAAAGAGAGGGAAACTCTTGATgtgctcaaggaactggaggcAACCAAGAAAATCATAGCACACCTGAAACTGAAGATACAGAAGGAAGCCACTGAAACATCCCCTGAAGAAGCTGCGAAGTCTGATGAAGCTGATCAGATCTCTAAGGCAGGACCTGAAGAGCAGCAGCCTGAAAACATCAACGTCGAAGTGGACATGGAAGGTGCAGAGGAAAATCATTCAGGTTCAGTTCCGGCGGAACTTGAGCAGGCAAAGGCAAGCCTGAACAGAACTACAGGTGATCTGGCTGCAGTGCGGGCTGCAGTTGAGCTACTACGAAATAGCATAGCAAAAGAGAAATTGTTGCTTGAAAGAGGCCGAGAAAAGCTCTCCTCTAACACTTCATTGGTTTCTTCTTTGGAGGATGAGCTGGATCAGGCAGCACAAAAGATGGAAACGCTGAAGGATCTGCAGAGGAGACGCAAAGACCCCTCAGACATTTTTATGGAGATCAAGAAAATGACCActgaggtgcagcagctcaggagCATGGCAAATGATTCGAAATCTGAAGCAATGGTGCTGGCTGCAGAAATTGAGCAGGCAAAGGCCAGCATTAGCACAGCTGAGGTCAGGTGCATTGCAGCCAGAAAGATGGAAGATGCCGCTAGAGCAGCGGAAGCCCCTGCACTTGCTCAGATCAAAGCACTACTGAGCAGCGAAAGTTCTTTTGAAGGTGACACCGCTTCTGATGGAGTAACTCTCTCGATGGAGGAGTATTTCACACTGTGTTCCAAAGCTCTTGAAGCTGATGAAAGCTCCAGGAAGAAAGTAGAAGACGCCATGCTGCAGGTAGATGTTGCTAGCAATTCAGAGTCCGAGTCCGTTAAGAGGCTCGAGGATGCCAAAGTAGAGGTTGAGGAATGCAAGAAGGCGCTACAAGAGGCCCTAAAGAGGGTAGAGGCTGCAAACCATGGGAAACTTGCGGTGGAAGAGATTCTTCGTAGATGGAAATCTGAGAGTGGACACAAAAAGCGATCTCTTGGTGGCTCCCCAAAATTCAAAAATGCAGCTCACCGTCGCGAAGATTCGCACACCACAGATATGATTTCTGATGTTTCAGATAGATCACACAAACCAACATTATCAATTGGGCAGATACTGAGTATGAAGTTAATGGGACCTGATGGGTATGACAAAAGTGTTTGGGATGACAAAGCAAGCGAGATACCAGATATCTCACTTGGTCAGATTCTAAACAGGAGTGGTGTTTTGTGCAGAGAAGATATGGCTACTCGCCAAAGagtttcaggaaagaggaagaagtTTGCATTGACTGGGCTTTCTGTTCTCCTGGCGAAGCAAtcaaagaacaagaagaagagagaatCCTTTTAA